One Ahaetulla prasina isolate Xishuangbanna chromosome 1, ASM2864084v1, whole genome shotgun sequence DNA window includes the following coding sequences:
- the LOC131187543 gene encoding disintegrin and metalloproteinase domain-containing protein 20-like: MSTSVALLSLVLLKIIQNAASRQAPPQGFRYASYDVIIPRKLSPKYGQEEPQHVSYLLHIEGNPHVVFLRQRRNFIPKVFPVFTYDTAGDLQVDHPFIKDDCFYHGFIQRKSSSRVILSTCSGGLRGLLQMENKTFEIEPVQESSTFQHVVFRLEVEEGALRMICEVGEEQQSHQEDIIPETDNLGNKDIFGKSWWPHTRYVKVAIVIDYELFLQFHRNESFITMRVLDIVHTANSFYDSLSVHLSIAGLVIWSQKNLINITHRAEDTLSSFKIWRTNHLLTILKNDVGHLFVYKDFGITLGTAYVGTICSIYAASAVESYTTPSLFLMSVIFTHELGHVLGMIHDGKYCHCGKSECIMAPYAAETDKFSNCSYKDYFRRRNTGCLFVPPDTNTTFKFESCGNQRVEKGEQCDCGSETQCKSDPCCQANCMLRPGAVCAFGLCCANCQYRQHGTVCREKISSCDLPEYCNGTSEHCPEDVHVQDGAMCNDGVYCYHGNCTTHDMQCKTIFGSGATVSSELCFIEMNNKGDRFGNCGLKHGIYKKCDTGDSLCGRIQCKSVEMPSLEDHSTIIHTSIKFEDCWGTDYHTGMKVNDVGAVRDGTPCGNNMMCIEGSCLNVSILKYDCNVAMCHDRGVCNTLKHCHCDVGWAPPDCRNKGYGGSIDSGPPPVSVQAKAIMKTSAVVGIVCAFCFTIVCTGLVIWFKNGLRNPSGKFQGRVHAMKSNDEGPPV; encoded by the coding sequence ATGAGTACCAGTGTGGCATTGTTGAGTCTGGTATTGCTGAAAATCATCCAAAATGCAGCTTCTAGACAGGCACCTCCTCAGGGCTTCAGATATGCCTCTTATGATGTGATCATCCCAAGGAAGCTGTCTCCCAAGTATGGGCAAGAAGAACCCCAGCATGTGAGCTATCTCCTGCACATTGAAGGAAATCCCCATGTGGTATTTCTCAGGCAAAGAAGGAACTTCATCCCAAAGGTCTTTCCTGTCTTCACTTATGATACAGCCGGAGATCTCCAGGTGGATCATCCATTTATCAAGGATGACTGCTTCTACCATGGATTTATACAGAGAAAGTCCTCTTCTCGAGTCATCCTCAGTACATGTTCAGGAGGACTGAGAGGTCTCCTTCAAATGGAAAATAAGACCTTTGAAATTGAACCAGTCCAGGAATCTTCTACCTTTCAACACGTGGTGTTTCGGTTAGAAGTGGAGGAAGGGGCTCTCCGAATGATTTGTGAAGTAGGAGAGGAACAACAGAGTCATCAAGAGGACATAATTCCTGAAACAGACAATCTTGGAAACAAAGATATTTTTGGTAAATCCTGGTGGCCACATACTAGATATGTTAAAGTGGCAATTGTGATTGATTACGAACTATTTTTGCAGTTTCACAGAAATGAATCTTTTATTACGATGCGAGTTCTAGATATTGTCCACACTGCAAATTCATTCTATGATTCTCTTTCTGTTCATTTGTCAATAGCAGGATTAGTAATCTGGTCACAAAAAAATCTCATAAACATTACCCATAGAGCAGAGGACACACTTTCCTCATTTAAAATTTGGAGAACAAACCATCtgcttacaattttaaaaaatgatgttggTCACTTATTCGTATATAAAGATTTTGGGATAACACTAGGAACTGCATATGTTGGAACTATATGTAGCATTTACGCGGCAAGTGCTGTTGAATCCTATACAACTCCCAGTTTGTTTCTTATGTCTGTCATATTTACCCATGAACTGGGACATGTTCTTGGAATGATACATGATGGAAAATATTGTCATTGTGGAAAGAGTGAATGCATTATGGCACCATATGCAGCAGAGACTGATAAATTTAGTAACTGCAGTTATAAAGATTACTTCCGCCGTAGAAACACTGGGTGTTTATTTGTCCCACCAGACACTAACACAACATTTAAATTTGAATCCTGTGGTAACCAAAGAGTGGAAAAAGGAGAGCAGTGTGACTGTGGGTCAGAAACACAATGCAAGTCAGATCCCTGCTGTCAAGCTAATTGTATGTTGCGCCCTGGGGCTGTTTGTGCCTTTGGACTGTGCTGTGCTAACTGCCAATATCGTCAACATGGAACTGTTTGCAGAGAGAAGATTAGCAGTTGTGATCTCCCTGAATATTGCAATGGGACTTCGGAGCACTGTCCAGAAGATGTGCATGTGCAAGATGGTGCCATGTGCAATGATGGCGTGTATTGTTATCATGGGAACTGCACGACTCATGATATGCAGTGCAAAACGATATTTGGTAGTGGAGCAACAGTCTCTTCTGAACTTTGTTTCATAGAAATGAATAATAAAGGTGATCGCTTTGGCAACTGTGGCCTTAAACATGGAATTTACAAGAAGTGCGATACTGGGGATAGCCTGTGTGGCCGTATCCAGTGTAAAAGTGTAGAAATGCCTTCTTTGGAGGATCACAGTACAATAATTCATACTTCCATTAAATTTGAAGATTGCTGGGGCACTGACTACCACACTGGGATGAAGGTAAATGATGTTGGAGCAGTGAGAGATGGAACTCCTTGTGGCAATAACATGATGTGTATTGAGGGTAGTTGTCTCAATGTGTCCATTTTGAAATATGACTGTAATGTCGCAATGTGCCACGATCGGGGAGTTTGTAACACCCTCAAACACTGTCACTGTGATGTTGGATGGGCCCCTCCGGACTGCAGAAATAAAGGCTATGGAGGTAGCATAGACAGTGGGCCACCTCCAGTTTCAGTACAGGCTAAAGCTATTATGAAAACCTCAGCTGTAGTTGGAATAGTCTGTGCTTTTTGTTTCACAATTGTTTGTACTGGTCTGGTTATCTGGTTCAAGAATGGGCTAAGAAACCCATCTGGAAAATTTCAGGGAAGAGTCCATGCTATGAAATCAAATGATGAAGGACCACCAGTGTAA
- the LOC131187622 gene encoding disintegrin and metalloproteinase domain-containing protein 20-like, with amino-acid sequence MKYENVCFQDFLQPRKKTIHLLWLLMFLRNLLTVTTRQILPQGFIYASYEVTIPQLLTLKPGQQEQQNVTCLLQFEGKKIIMHLTQKKNFVPKHLPIFTYSKDGDLQLDYPFFRDDCYYHGFVQDRPFSLVTLSTCSGGLKGILRLENKTYEIEPVQGSPTFQHVIFRLEEKETAIRMRCGLTQEEQKHQETMFQNIENIVSKTASKGDWWLRTRYVEIAFVIEHERYLMFARNETVTALQVLDIIHIANSFYEPLSIQLSVAGLEIWSQKNFVTISPAIDSTLQDFTDWRRDFLVNHLKSDVGHLFAYKSFELSLGSAYVGTVCDERMGSAVISYKTTSLSIISSIFAHELGHNLGMQHDEQYCSCGNAYCIMAPVHEVTDKFSNCSYNDYFLTMNAPCLLSPPDPDRIFKIKSCGNKVVDKEEQCDCGSEAQCKLDPCCQSNCTFRSGVSCAFGECCAKCQYLKSGTICRKKTKYCDLPEYCNGTSEWCPEDVYMQDGAPCSNDAYCYHGNCISEDTQCKMIFGFSAKTATDVCFREMNAKGDRFGNCGFKHGIYHKCHTKNTLCGRIQCENVQILPSLEEHSTIIQVPLGDKQCWSTDYHSGMKTADIGAVTDGSPCGKERMCINRKCVSVSLLNYDCNFTKCYNRGVCNSHKHCHCDYGWGPPDCLKKGHGGSIDSGPPRPRKRLTTIAKAGIIGGIIYVLSSAFVLVSVGIYFRYGFVRLFRRLRRTESTTEVKANHRNEVYQIRSEELIDIII; translated from the coding sequence ATGAAATATGAGAATGTGTGCTTTCAAGATTTCCTTCAGCCACGAAAAAAGACCATCCATCTTCTGTGGCTCTTGATGTTCCTCAGGAATCTCCTAACTGTGACTACCAGACAAATACTTCCTCAGGGCTTTATTTACGCTTCTTATGAGGTAACTATCCCACAGTTATTAACTTTAAAACCTGGACAACAGGAACAACAGAATGTCACTTGTCTCCTTCAGTTTGAGGGAAAGAAAATCATCATGCACCTCACACAAAAAAAGAATTTCGTTCCTAAGCATTTGCCCATCTTCACCTACAGTAAGGATGGGGATCTGCAGCTGGACTATCCATTCTTCAGGGATGATTGCTACTACCATGGTTTTGTGCAGGACAGGCCCTTCTCTCTGGTCACTCTCAGTACTTGCTCAGGAGGTCTCAAAGGCATACTGCGGTTAGAAAATAAGACATATGAAATTGAACCAGTACAGGGATCTCCTACCTTTCAGCATGTGATATTTCGTTtagaagaaaaagagactgcTATCCGAATGAGATGTGGCTTAACACAGGAAGAGCAAAAACATCAAGAGACCATGTTCCAAAACATAGAAAATATAGTTTCCAAAACTGCATCCAAAGGAGACTGGTGGCTACGCACTCGATATGTAGAAATTGCTTTTGTGATTGAACATGAACGTTATTTAATGTTTGCCAGAAATGAAACTGTTACTGCTTTGCAAGTTCTTGACATTATTCATATTGCCAATTCTTTTTATGAACCTCTTTCTATTCAGTTATCTGTAGCTGGACTGGAAATCTGGTCACAAAAGAACTTCGTAACGATTTCTCCTGCCATAGATAGCACTCTTCAGGATTTCACTGACTGGAGGAGAGACTTCTTGGTTAATCATCTAAAAAGCGATGTTGGTCACTTATTTGCATATAAGTCTTTTGAATTATCACTTGGATCAGCTTATGTAGGTACCGTTTGTGATGAAAGGATGGGATCTGCTGTTATCTCGTATAAGACTACCAGTTTGTCCATTATCAGTAGCATATTTGCCCATGAATTAGGGCATAATCTTGGTATGCAGCATGATGAACAGTACTGTAGTTGTGGTAACGCTTACTGCATTATGGCTCCAGTTCACGAAGTGACTGATAAATTTAGCAATTGTAGTTACAATGACTATTTTCTCACAATGAATGCTCCATGTTTGTTAAGTCCTCCAGACCCTGATagaatctttaaaatcaaatCATGTGGCAATAAAGTGGTAGATAAGGAAGAGCAATGTGACTGTGGTTCAGAAGCTCAATGCAAGCTGGATCCATGTTGTCAGTCTAATTGTACATTTCGTTCTGGTGTCAGTTGTGCTTTTGGTGAGTGCTGTGCTAAGTGTCAATATCTTAAGTCTGGAACTATTTGCAGAAAGAAGACTAAGTATTGTGATCTTCCCGAATACTGCAATGGGACTTCTGAGTGGTGTCCAGAAGATGTTTACATGCAGGATGGTGCCCCATGTAGTAACGATGCGTACTGTTATCATGGGAACTGCATATCTGAAGATACACAGTGCAAAATGATTTTTGGCTTCAGTGCAAAAACTGCTACAGATGTTTGCTTTAGAGAAATGAATGCTAAAGGCGATCGCTTTGGCAATTGTGGCTTTAAACATGGAATTTACCACAAATGTCACACTAAGAATACCCTGTGTGGCCGAATCCAGTGTGAAAATGTCCAAATCTTACCTTCTTTGGAGGAACACAGCACCATAATTCAAGTCCCCCTTGGTGATAAGCAGTGCTGGAGTACAGACTACCACAGTGGAATGAAGACGGCCGATATTGGAGCAGTGACAGATGGAAGTCCTTGCGGCAAAGAGAGGATGTGCATTAACAGGAAATGCGTGAGCGTGTCTCTCTTgaattatgactgtaacttcaccAAGTGCTATAATCGGGGAGtatgcaacagtcataaacattGTCACTGTGATTATGGCTGGGGTCCTCCAGACTGCCTGAAGAAAGGGCATGGTGGTAGCATTGATAGTGGGCCTCCTCGACCACGCAAACGTTTAACCACTATTGCAAAAGCTGGGATTATTGGAGGGATTATATATGTCCTTTCTTCTGCTTTTGTTCTGGTTAGCGTAGGGATATATTTCAGATACGGATTTGTTCGCTTATTTAGAAGGCTTAGAAGAACTGAGTCAACCACAGAAGTGAAAGCCAATCACAGAAATGAAGTATATCAAATACGTTCAGAAGAGTTAAtagatattattatataa
- the LOC131187546 gene encoding lamina-associated polypeptide 2-like — protein MPELVRKWIAEAVHRELEAGKSRNRQSVLGAEAQSQDRDQVETEPADGHMGSRSDSSDSPSEAESSPSMEDEQWDQELSEEEGFLPEQPMFKGLFRPHLFKALLSKAKAVTKQGLLGEQSACPEQDPADMLFSEPTVETETVPAPKLFLDMIKKQWEAPAALPNMSSLERRFFNTASDLMELLRVPEVDDPVLALASSSATLVEPEEVLKPEDRKLEQALTKTHQAAAWGIRAATAASFFSRAVLLWLKQMQEKVPVTDLRTHQDFNKIVAAVEYTADATMSSAKYVAKSIASSVTARRFLWLKNWQADTKRRWRLASVPFKGAKLFGEALEPVLTETKGKKKVLTALSRRGDTRFSPSFRKSYFRPYWGSAFGRYQRGFQTQGGQWGHYHHSEEGSSDKGRSRGQSRRPFRGRGNRSFRRHR, from the coding sequence ATGCCTGAGTTAGTGCGGAAATGGATCGCAGAGGCGGTTCACCGGGAACTTGAGGCAGGCAAAAGTCGTAACAGGCAATCTGTTCTTGGGGCGGAAGCCCAGTCACAGGATAGGGATCAGGTAGAAACAGAACCAGCAGACGGACACATGGGGTCGCGTTCTGACAGCTCTGATTCGCCTTCAGAGGCGGAGAGTTCCCCATCCATGGAGGATGAACAATGGGACCAGGAATTGTCTGAGGAGGAAGGTTTTTTACCGGAGCAGCCCATGTTTAAAGGGCTGTTCAGGCCTCATCTTTTTAAGGCCTTGTTGAGTAAAGCTAAGGCGGTTACTAAACAGGGACTCCTAGGGGAACAAAGCGCCTGTCCAGAGCAGGACCCTGCAGACATGCTTTTTTCTGAACCAACGGTGGAGACGGAGACAGTTCCTGCTCCTAAATTATTTCTAGATATGATTAAGAAACAGTGGGAAGCCCCGGCCGCATTACCGAACATGTCCTCCCTTGAGAGACGGTTTTTTAACACGGCTTCTGACCTGATGGAACTCCTGAGAGTGCCTGAGGTGGATGACCCGGTTTTGGCCCTGGCTTCCTCTTCGGCCACCTTGGTTGAACCTGAGGAAGTTTTGAAGCCAGAGGATCGGAAGTTGGAGCAGGCCCTCACGAAGACGCATCAGGCGGCAGCCTGGGGTATAAGGGCGGCCACAGCAGCATCCTTCTTCAGCAGGGCCGTCCTCCTGTGGCTTAAACAAATGCAGGAGAAAGTGCCGGTGACCGATCTGAGGACTCATCAGGATTTCAACAAGATAGTGGCAGCTGTGGAATACACAGCGGATGCCACTATGTCCTCCGCGAAATATGTGGCAAAGTCGATTGCGTCCTCGGTCACAGCACGGAGGTTTCTTTGGTTAAAAAATTGGCAGGCAGACACAAAGCGCAGATGGCGATTGGCCTCTGTGCCATTTAAAGGTGCAAAGTTGTTTGGTGAGGCTTTGGAGCCCGTGTTGACGGAAactaaggggaagaagaaggtgttGACTGCCTTGTCAAGGAGAGGGGATACAaggttttccccctcctttcggAAGTCTTATTTTCGTCCCTATTGGGGGTCGGCCTTTGGCAGATATCAGAGAGGTTTTCAAACACAGGGAGGTCAGTGGGGCCACTATCATCACTCAGAGGAGGGGTCCTCTGACAAAGGCAGGTCCCGCGGTCAGTCACGGCGTCCTTTTCGGGGGAGGGGCAACCGCTCCTTCCGCAGACACCGCTGA
- the LOC131187542 gene encoding disintegrin and metalloproteinase domain-containing protein 20-like, with amino-acid sequence MSTYLSLLSMILLKIIQNAASKEAPPQGFRYASYDVIIPRKLSPKYGQEETQHVSYLLHIEGNPQVVFLRQRRNFIPKVFPVFTYNTADHLQVDHPFIKDDCFYHGFIQRKSSSRVTLSTCSGGLRGLLQMENKTYEIEPVQESSIFQHVVFRLEVEEGALRMTCGVGEEQQSHQEDIIPETDNLGNKVVFGKSWWPHRRYVKVAIVIDHERYLQFHRNESFITLQVLDIVHTANSFYDSLSVHLSIKGLVIWSQKNLINITHRAEDTLFSFNEWRRKHLLKIFKNDVGHLFAYKDFGITLGTAYVGTICSIYGASAIESYRTPSLFIMSVIFTHELGHVLGMIHDEKYCHCGKSECIMAPYATETDKFSNCSYKDYFHYRNTDCLLVPPDTNTTFKFESCGNQRVEKGEQCDCGSETQCKSDPCCQANCMLRPGAVCAFGLCCANCQYRQHGTVCREKISSCDLPEYCNGTWEHCPEDMHVQDGAVCNDGVYCYHGNCTTHDMQCKMIFGSGATVASEVCFIEVNNKGDRFGNCGLKHGIYKKCDTGDSLCGRIQCKSVEMPSLEDHSTIIHTSTGVNQCWGTDYHTGMKVNDIGAVIDGTSCGNNRLCIEGSCLNVSILKYDCDVTMCHNRGICNTLKHCHCDVGWAPPDCRNKGYGGSIDSGPPPVSVQAKANMKTTAVAAILCAFCLIVVFVGLIIWFKDELRIRFGKFQGRVHAMKSRHEGTPEELTLA; translated from the coding sequence ATGAGTACTTATTTGTCATTGTTGAGTATGATATTGCTGAAGATCATCCAAAATGCAGCTTCTAAAGAGGCACCTCCTCAGGGCTTCAGATATGCCTCTTATGACGTGATCATCCCAAGGAAGCTGTCTCCCAAGTATGGGCAAGAAGAAACCCAGCATGTGAGCTATCTCCTGCACATTGAAGGAAATCCCCAAGTGGTATTTCTCAGGCAAAGAAGGAACTTTATCCCAAAGGTCTTTCCTGTCTTCACTTATAATACAGCAGATCATCTCCAGGTGGATCATCCATTTATCAAGGATGACTGTTTCTACCATGGATTTATACAGAGAAAGTCCTCTTCTCGAGTCACCCTCAGTACATGTTCAGGAGGACTGAGAGGTCTCTTGCAAATGGAAAATAAGACCTATGAAATTGAACCAGTCCAGGAATCTTCTATCTTTCAACACGTGGTGTTTCGGTTAGAAGTAGAGGAAGGGGCTCTCCGAATGACTTGTGGAGTAGGAGAGGAACAACAGAGTCATCAAGAGGACATAATTCCTGAAACAGACAATCTTGGAAACAAAGTTGTTTTTGGAAAATCCTGGTGGCCACACAGGAGATACGTTAAGGTAGCAATTGTGATTGATCATGAACGATATTTGCAGTTTCACAGAAATGAATCTTTTATTACCTTGCAAGTTCTAGATATTGTCCACACTGCAAATTCGTTCTATGATTCACTTTCTGTTCATTTATCAATAAAAGGCTTAGTGATCTGGTCACAAAAAAATCTCATAAACATTACCCATAGAGCAGAGGACACACTTTTCTCATTTAATGAGTGGAGAAGAAAACATCtgcttaaaatttttaaaaatgatgttggTCACTTATTTGCATATAAAGATTTTGGGATAACACTAGGAACTGCATATGTTGGAACTATATGTAGCATTTATGGGGCAAGTGCTATTGAATCCTATAGAACTCCCAGTTTGTTTATTATGTCTGTCATATTTACCCATGAACTGGGACATGTTCTTGGAATGATACATGATGAAAAATATTGTCATTGTGGAAAGAGTGAATGCATTATGGCACCCTATGCAACAGAGACTGATAAATTTAGTAACTGCAGTTACAAGGATTATTTCCACTATAGAAACACTGACTGTTTATTGGTCCCACCAGACACTAACACAACATTTAAATTTGAATCCTGTGGTAACCAAAGAGTGGAAAAGGGAGAGCAGTGTGACTGTGGGTCAGAAACACAATGCAAGTCAGATCCCTGCTGTCAAGCTAATTGTATGTTGCGCCCTGGGGCTGTGTGTGCCTTTGGACTGTGCTGTGCTAACTGCCAATATCGTCAACATGGAACTGTTTGCAGAGAGAAGATTAGCAGTTGTGATCTCCCTGAATATTGCAATGGGACTTGGGAGCACTGTCCAGAAGATATGCATGTGCAAGATGGTGCCGTGTGCAATGATGGCGTGTATTGTTATCATGGGAACTGCACGACTCATGATATGCAGTGCAAAATGATATTTGGTAGTGGAGCAACAGTCGCTTCTGAAGTTTGCTTCATAGAAGTGAATAATAAAGGTGATCGCTTTGGCAACTGTGGCCTTAAACATGGAATTTACAAGAAGTGCGATACTGGGGATAGCCTGTGTGGCCGTATCCAGTGTAAAAGTGTAGAAATGCCTTCTTTGGAGGATCACAGTACAATAATTCATACTTCCACTGGAGTTAATCAATGCTGGGGCACTGACTACCACACTGGGATGAAGGTAAATGATATTGGAGCAGTGATAGATGGTACTTCTTGTGGCAATAACAGGTTGTGTATTGAGGGTAGTTGTCTCAATGTTTCCATTTTGAAATATGACTGTGATGTCACAATGTGCCACAATCGGGGAATATGTAACACCCTCAAACACTGTCACTGTGATGTTGGATGGGCCCCTCCAGACTGCAGAAATAAAGGCTATGGAGGTAGCATAGACAGTGGGCCACCTCCAGTTTCAGTACAGGCTAAAGCTAATATGAAAACCACAGCTGTAGCTGCAATACTCTGTGCTTTTTGTCTCATAGTAGTTTTTGTTGGCCTGATTATCTGGTTCAAGGATGAACTAAGAATCCGATTTGGAAAATTTCAGGGAAGAGTCCATGCTATGAAATCAAGACATGAAGGAACACCAGAAGAACTCACACTTGCTTAG
- the LOC131187614 gene encoding disintegrin and metalloproteinase domain-containing protein 20-like, translated as MDMYISWLFVMLLRKSLAETIEERWPPGFRRISYETIIPRKVTPKSGPEEPEHVSYLLQIGGNNQVVHLRQKWGLVPKHFPVFYYNEEGDLRMDQPFIRDDCFYHGFVQDKPSSLVTLSFCSGGLRGILQLENKTYEIEPVEASAIFQHAVYSLEEVQGASSMRCGLTKEEEWYQKAIMPKMENLQDRSASKWWPYTRHAEIAFVIDHERYLKFNRNKTLVAMSVIDILHMANSLYEPLSVKLSLAGLEIWTQKNPINLKWDIHKTLRSFTDWRRRSLQKRLRNDAAHLFAFKHFSDLGLAFTGGICRDDYGSAVEQYITTSLFTISLIFVHELGHNLGMSHDKKYCSCEKVQCIMAEVLSGYNKFSNCSYEDYFKNRNAKCLLDLPNPSKIYTIEFCGNQVVDDGEQCDCGSEAQCKSDPCCQSNCRLRPGATCAFGLCCDKCQYQEAGTVCRTKTSSCDLPEYCNGTSERCPEDVHMLDGVPCRDGEYCYNGNCNTHDQQCKTIFGSTAVAASDVCFREMNTRGDRFGNCGLKDKHYKKCKVEDVLCGRIQCENVKRLPSLEEHSTIIQTSIDNKQCWGIDYHLGIGIMDVGAVKDSTPCGSGMICIHQKCVRITRVMYDCNITKCHNRGVCNSRQHCHCEYGWKPPDCLYEGYGGSIDSGPPAQQYVGRYFAKTRVIGGLIYGLCGAVISVAVIVHFKNNIMYIFWKLGGKIRPTVSTEEEYQH; from the coding sequence ATGGATATGTACATTTCATGGCTATTTGTGATGCTGTTGAGGAAGAGTTTGGCTGAGACCATTGAAGAGAGATGGCCTCCAGGCTTCAGGCGCATTTCTTATGAAACAATCATTCCAAGGAAAGTGACTCCCAAGTCTGGACCTGAGGAACCAGAGCATGTAAGCTATTTACTGCAGATTGGAGGGAATAACCAAGTGGTGCATCTGAGACAGAAGTGGGGTTTGGTGCCTAAACATTTCCCTGTGTTCTACTATAATGAAGAAGGAGATCTCCGGATGGACCAACCTTTCATCAGAGATGATTGTTTTTATCATGGCTTTGTTCAGGATAAACCTTCTTCTCTGGTCACCCTCAGCTTTTGCTCAGGAGGACTCAGAGGTATTttacaattagaaaataaaacttaTGAAATTGAACCAGTTGAGGCATCTGCTATCTTTCAGCATGCTGTATATTCTCTGGAAGAAGTACAAGGTGCTAGCTCGATGAGATGCGGACTAACAAAAGAAGAGGAATGGTATCAAAAGGCCATTATGCCAAAAATGGAAAACCTGCAGGATAGAAGTGCTTCCAAGTGGTGGCCATACACTAGACATGCAGAGATTGCATTTGTGATAGATCATGAACGATATTTGAAATTTAACAGAAATAAAACTCTAGTTGCTATGAGTGTAATAGATATTCTTCATATGGCAAATTCATTATACGAACCACTGTCTGTTAAACTGTCTTTAGCTGGACTGGAAATCTGGACCCAAAAGAATCCCATAAACCTTAAGTGGGACATACACAAGACCCTTAGATCTTTCACAGATTGGAGAAGACGATCACTACAGAAACGTCTAAGGAATGACGCTGCTCATTTATTTGCATTCAAGCATTTTAGTGATTTAGGATTAGCATTCACAGGAGGAATTTGTAGAGATGACTATGGATCTGCTGTTGAACAATACATAACCACAAGCCTGTTCACTATATCTTTAATATTTGTTCATGAGCTAGGACATAATCTCGGGATGAGCCATGATAAAAAATATTGTTCATGTGAAAAAGTTCAGTGTATTATGGCTGAAGTTCTTTCAGGCTATAATAAGTTCAGCAATTGTAGCTATGAGGATTATTTCAAGAACAGAAATGCAAAGTGTTTACTAGATCTACCAAATCCAAGTAAAATATACACCATCGAATTTTGTGGAAACCAGGTCGTGGATGATGGAGAGCAATGTGATTGTGGTTCTGAAGCTCAGTGCAAGTCAGATCCCTGTTGCCAATCTAATTGTAGGTTGCGTCCTGGTGCTACTTGTGCATTCGGCTTATGTTGTGACAAGTGTCAGTATCAAGAAGCTGGAACTGTTTGCAGAACAAAGACTAGCAGTTGTGATCTTCCTGAATACTGCAATGGAACTTCTGAAAGGTGTCCTGAAGATGTTCATATGCTGGATGGTGTGCCATGCAGAGATGGTGAATATTGTTATAACGGGAATTGCAACACTCACGACCAACAGTGCAAAACCATTTTTGGCAGCACAGCAGTAGCTGCTTCTGATGTGTGCTTCAGGGAAATGAATACCAGAGGTGATCGTTTTGGAAACTGTGGCCTTAAAGATAAGCACTATAAGAAATGTAAAGTTGAGGATGTCCTGTGTGGCCGTATCCAGTGTGAAAATGTGAAAAGGTTGCCTTCTTTGGAGGAACACAGTACAATAATTCAAACTTCCATTGACAATAAGCAATGCTGGGGTATCGACTACCACCTTGGAATCGGCATCATGGATGTTGGTGCAGTGAAGGATAGCACCCCTTGTGGCAGTGGCATGATATGCATCCATCAGAAATGTGTCAGAATAACCAGAGTAATGTATGATTGTAATATCACAAAGTGCCATAATCGGGGAGTGTGCAATAGTCGTCAACATTGTCACTGTGAATACGGCTGGAAACCTCCCGACTGTCTATATGAAGGCTATGGGGGCAGCATAGACAGTGGACCACCTGCACAACAATATGTCGGTAGATATTTTGCAAAAACTAGAGTGATAGGAGGATTAATATATGGCCTTTGTGGTGCTGTTATTTCTGTTGCCGTGATTGTACATTTCAAAAATAACATAATGTACATATTTTGGAAATTGGGGGGCAAAATTCGTCCAACAGTATCAACAGAAGAAGAATATCAACACTAA